caattttattctttactCCTTGATGCATATGACATCTTTATTTCAGTGGCTTCCCTTGATGCAATAAGCTAATTGACATAGAAGACTACTTGAAAATCTGACTGAAAATTATTCTTAGTCTCTGGATCCCAGAGAGCAAGCTAGCTACATTCTTGGGATAAATTTTTGTAATCTGAAGGACCATAAGGAGCAAATAGCTCagcaaaaaatgaattttttctcCAGGGATTTTTACCCATGTCCTTGCACAGCTGATCATTGCAATGTATTTGCAGCATCGTGCTGACACAGTGCCTTTTGTAGCCCTCACCTGCATTACGCCGCATGCATTTTTCCCACTGCAGAACATCATGTCCCATCTCAGTTATGGATGGCAGCTCAAATTTTCCAGCCAAAAAATGTGCTAGCCACTTGCTTCTCATCTCTGTGGTGTATATAAAGGCCGGACTTTCTGAATATCCAAGAATTGCCAACTGGGGAATTCTGGGATGAATGCAATCCCTGAAAACAGAACAATGAATTACAAAGTAAGCAACATAAGAACACACGGTTTTACGCTGAAAACCAAAACAGGAAAGACTTCCAGTAATAGATGGAGAAATTTCACAAAAACTGGtaaaagattacaaaaattgaaaaaaaaaacattacaaaTTTATGTTAGTGCATAGTAGGAAACAATAATTGGGCGGTATACACAGTGATCAACAGTATTGAATAAATAGTGTCGGACCAATGTATTCAGAAAAGCTCGGAGGCTTTGTCCTTGCTTGCACTCCATATGAGATCAGTGGTGGGTTTGAAAACCCTCATTTCGAACTGCAATTTTCtgagtttgaaaaacctaaGAGTTAATAACTCGAGCTTGGAGTCAGTTCGCCGTTCAAAATTATGTATAGTATCTTCAGAAGGGttaataatattgtcaaaaagataaataatatcattaaataaaatcaaattgattttaggCTAAGTTACCAATTGAGGCTCAAACTCGATATTGACTTATTTGAAATACGCTGTGGATTCTCAGATCTATTGTAAGAATAACCCATTACAAAATTCAGACCATCAGTATACAAGAATAACAATGGAGGATATCAAGAAATTCCAGAGTCTCAATACCTGTAGAATGGGGCTGAGCCAGCTATGTGCTTCTGGAAGTAGGttgatttgaaaatgtttttaagCTTTTCGTCACTTCTAAAACCGGTTGCCAAGATAACAACATCTGTTGCTAGAGGACTCATCTCCCGGTCCACAAGCAAACCATTTTtgcaaaaatttaatctttcatatttCCTTAAAATGAGGCTTCCTTCTTCGACTCTGTCGTAGAAGTTAGATGGCAGACTTGTGAACATGCATGAAGAAATCTGTTGAAGGAAGCCATGACCAGGAATCATCTTGTATTTCTTCAATGGATATATCCATTTCAGATATAGCTCCACCACTTTAGAAAATATCCAAAGCTGAAAAAACATGAAATGGGTGTTGAAAGTTAGAACATACTTAACTGAAAACTGACTAAGAGAAACACAGAATAGAAGAGAGACAGTATCAGAATGTTACCATGGGTGAGAGAAGAGTGGCTAAAATCCAGAGGAAGAATCCTTCACCAGGCCTGTGATGCATGAACTCTGTGAAGCGATTTAAATTTCGGAATGTGAATGGAACAAAGTGATCGGGAACTGTCCAATAAACTGTCCTGAATAACAGAGTACATGGGTGTCTGGTTCCTGACATGATATCAAAACAGAATGAAAAAAGATATTGCTGATATATTTACTGTATCAGATTCAAGTTTTTGCAAGGTGTTGAAGTTGTTAGATTTGGATACGAACTAAGTCAAATTCAAGTATCATTTTGCTTGAGTTTGGTCCAAATGAATAATGAAATAGTTCGAGTTTGTTAActtaaaataaagaataacTTGAATTTCATTTAGTCTATAAAAAAGTTTGTAACTcaatttatgtttatgatttgaacttataattcattaacaaaataatttcataacaTAAGGAGCCAATCGCCTTTCTGGGCTATTGAATTTCCAAAGCCTGGAGAAAATTATGCATTATGTTTGAAACATGGATTGCCTAGagcctagaaaagaaataaacaaaaaaaagaaggcTACTACCATTTCTAGTTGAAACCTCTGCTGCTACATCCAAGGCTGATTTCTGGAACCCAATGACTGCAACACGCTTGTCTTTGATGAATTCAGCTGCCTTATCATCATCCATAGCAGCATAATCCATGGAATGTAAGACCTTTCCATCAAAAACTTCAGGGCCTTTGTTTATTGGAAATTCTGGCAGGTTTGGGAGGTCACTGTACCTCCCAATGCACAGTATCACGAAATCCACCTGGTAAGCCTGGCACATGAGAAACTAAACCTttaaataaactatatatttagttttgattatatcaaaaatcTTATATCTTCCCCctaaaaaatagcaaaaaatattagaacttttaagataaaagtttgaattcaaatctgtgttatatttataaaattttaagttatctgatacaataattttatccgttcaacaaatataaatggattctcaattatcaaaaaaataaaaaaaatctcatatcaaaTAAGACATTAAATcaatgtaaatttattatttctctctTCTTGACCTCATTTAAGGGCAACAAGTGAGATACACACAACAAAGAGGGTCAAACAATGACTtcaaccaaaccctagggttgTTTTGTATCACGAATGTCACATCTCTCAGAAGTTGAGAGTAGTGGTCGGCATAAATAAATTGTCTCCTCTCGAAACGccttttaaagcaaaaaccgtCAAGCCAAAGATGTACATTGAGACAACGTCAGCTAGCTTCAACATCAACAAGCTTCCATAACAAGATAATAGTTTAGATTTCTGTATCAGTATCAGAATATTTACCTCAGTGGGGGATGATGGATTTTGAGCATCCTGTACAGTGACATTCCATTTTCCAAAGGGAGAGAAGGATCTACCAGAACCGCCCCAAAAATTGGAAGAGAGGACATTTTCAAGATTACCAGAAGGCGTGATAAGGTGGTCAATAGAAATGACTCTGGTGTTAAATTTGATCCTGGAAAAGAGGTTGAAGCGAGTAGCATAAGCTTGGAGGTAGTCCATGACTTGGTTGTGATCCGGGAATGTTTCGGTGACAGAAGGCGGCCATGGAAAATCAGAGAACTGGTAAAAACTCTTGGGCGATTGGAGCTTTGTGGACTCCAAGGTCTGAGACCAAATTCCACCTGCGCAACTCCTTGCCTCGAACACAATGGGATTAAAACCCTTCTCTAGAGTATGTTTGCAAGCAAGAAGACCACTGACTCCGGCACCGATTATTGCAactttcttcatcattttgaaCCTCCTTGATCTTTACAGGTAGCCTGCAGAGTAATGGGCACACTGTAATGCACTTATATCAACGGAGCTTGTCCTTTTCTGATCAACTTCAGCCAAAGAGAGTAGTTCTTCTGTTTTGGTTTTGGCTTGTATTTAGTATCCCCCATGTTAAAGCTTTAATGGTGAAGCAGCTGCAGCTGCGGGAGAGCACTATTTATTTACTCGACACAATTTGTCAAGTTCAACGGCATGCAAAGTAGTCCAATTGCGAATCCTTAAAATAAACTTGACCAGAGGAGGCTGGGCAccaaatttcaatcaaaaccaTGTGTCAGGAATCACCCTCAAATTTCAATCACCTTACTTCATCGCAGATTGAATTCACCTTGAAATCTGCAGCAAGCAAGGGAGTCAGCCATTGGCTTTAAGATCAGCAAAATAAGTGTAGAGCTCTAAACGCCCTCCACGTTTACGCCATGCAAACAAACTGCATTTAATATTAGGCTGCAGGCCTCGCGCTTTTACTGTAACACCAGTCATGTTGGCATGTGATCTTATCCAGTGGACTATAATTTTCTCTATAACTTTTTGTTGGGAGGCTGgagtttagaattttttttttaattaaggaacctactttttaataaaataaatttaatttgtattgaatAAACAGGAGGACAAAAGATTCTTTTccaccaaaaattttaatataaagataaatatatatctataaaattttaaaaatctaaatatttattcatatgttaacatctattaaaatttttttttagagataaaagtaaaattgttattttatttttcatattaaaaaatatataattaattttattctctctctcaaattttaaaaaataacatttcaccCTAACCTTAAACTTTGAATTTCTCCCTCATTCTCTCTCTATCACAACTGACGATGAAAATCAAAGATGAATAAGTCTTGATCAATTCTCAAATCCGTTGCATTTTTCATTGAATCGACTCTAGATGAAGCTTTCATCATGCGATTCATTTTCATCTGAAGTTGAATCGATGGAAAACGAAGCTGATATTGGAGAATTAAGGCTTCATCGCATTGGTGCTTCATCACTGGAGAATTAAGGCTTcgtcttcattttcatcatcgACCAGTCTTTGTCTGTCTTGGGACGTCATCGGTCGTGGTAGATAGAGAAGGGAGGAGAATGGTGTCGTCTCTGTTGTTGTTgctgaaaagaagaaaatcgaGAGTTTGTAAGggtgaaatgtcactttttcaaagttttcagGGGtgaaaatttcttttcaaaatctgagggaaaaatgagattaattttatattttttaatatgaaaggtaaaataacaattttgtccttacctttaacaaaaaaattccaACAAATATTACTCTATAAGtggatgtttgaatttttaaaattctgtaaatatgtatttatctttgtattaaaatttaggaagaaaatagtcctttatcctaaacaaaattataatatttttattaataaagattagtatcttaaaaaaaaaaaggtgaaataaAATTCGATCTACAAAATgacaaatagaaaatattataattcagtggttatatatatatattgttaagaTTTCAGATATTATTATACCCACGTTAAAATGTTACCTTCAAAAGTAAATCCACAC
This is a stretch of genomic DNA from Mangifera indica cultivar Alphonso chromosome 11, CATAS_Mindica_2.1, whole genome shotgun sequence. It encodes these proteins:
- the LOC123229237 gene encoding probable flavin-containing monooxygenase 1, which encodes MMKKVAIIGAGVSGLLACKHTLEKGFNPIVFEARSCAGGIWSQTLESTKLQSPKSFYQFSDFPWPPSVTETFPDHNQVMDYLQAYATRFNLFSRIKFNTRVISIDHLITPSGNLENVLSSNFWGGSGRSFSPFGKWNVTVQDAQNPSSPTEAYQVDFVILCIGRYSDLPNLPEFPINKGPEVFDGKVLHSMDYAAMDDDKAAEFIKDKRVAVIGFQKSALDVAAEVSTRNGTRHPCTLLFRTVYWTVPDHFVPFTFRNLNRFTEFMHHRPGEGFFLWILATLLSPMLWIFSKVVELYLKWIYPLKKYKMIPGHGFLQQISSCMFTSLPSNFYDRVEEGSLILRKYERLNFCKNGLLVDREMSPLATDVVILATGFRSDEKLKNIFKSTYFQKHIAGSAPFYRDCIHPRIPQLAILGYSESPAFIYTTEMRSKWLAHFLAGKFELPSITEMGHDVLQWEKCMRRNAGEGYKRHCVSTMLQIHCNDQLCKDMGKNPWRKNSFFAELFAPYGPSDYKNLSQECS